In Kordia antarctica, the following proteins share a genomic window:
- a CDS encoding TIGR02757 family protein — MKLTELKAFLDEKVIEYNQPKFVESDPIQIPYQFQQKEDIEIAAFLTATIAWGNRTMINRNAKRMMKLLGNTPYDFVMNHTEEDLESLESFVHRTFNGTDFKFFIKALKNIYENHGGLEAVFTTTNEARMQNTISQFKEIFFSIPHPERTRKHVSDPNKGSAAKRINMFLRWMVRNDNTGVDFGIWKTLSPSQLSCPLDVHSGNVARKLGILKRKQNDGKALLELDTALRKLDPNDPVKYDFALFGLGVFEKF; from the coding sequence ATGAAATTAACTGAACTAAAAGCCTTTCTTGACGAAAAAGTGATTGAGTACAATCAACCAAAATTTGTAGAAAGCGATCCGATTCAAATTCCGTATCAATTTCAACAAAAAGAAGACATTGAAATTGCTGCTTTTTTAACGGCTACGATTGCTTGGGGAAATCGGACGATGATTAATAGAAATGCAAAACGAATGATGAAATTGTTAGGAAATACGCCGTACGATTTTGTCATGAATCACACAGAAGAAGATTTAGAATCGTTGGAATCATTTGTGCATCGAACGTTTAACGGTACTGATTTTAAATTCTTCATAAAAGCTTTAAAGAATATTTACGAAAATCATGGCGGATTGGAAGCTGTTTTTACAACAACCAACGAAGCACGTATGCAAAACACGATTTCACAATTTAAAGAAATTTTTTTTAGCATTCCGCATCCTGAAAGAACCCGTAAACATGTGTCTGATCCAAACAAAGGAAGTGCTGCCAAACGTATTAATATGTTTCTTCGTTGGATGGTTCGCAACGACAATACAGGTGTAGATTTTGGTATTTGGAAAACACTTTCTCCATCACAACTATCATGTCCGCTAGATGTGCATTCTGGAAATGTAGCACGAAAATTAGGCATTTTAAAACGCAAACAAAACGATGGAAAAGCATTGTTAGAGCTTGATACTGCTTTGCGAAAACTAGATCCGAATGATCCTGTAAAGTATGATTTTGCACTCTTTGGATTGGGCGTTTTTGAGAAATTTTAA
- a CDS encoding NAD(P)/FAD-dependent oxidoreductase, which translates to MIKEIQLRVAIDEETQDDIVLQKAMKQLQVSKEEISGIKVLRKSIDARKPLIIFNYKVAVYINESLPEASEYQFEYKDVSNAKEIHIIGFGPAGMYAALRCVELGFKPIVLERGKDVKERRRDLRAINQEHFVNEDSNYCFGEGGAGTYSDGKLYTRSLKRGDVRRIFENLVYHGATDQILVDAHPHIGTNKLPQVVKNIRETILKFGGEIHFETRVTDFIIKENKIQAIQLKDGRELTANRVILATGHSARDIYELLHKHEIALKAKSFAMGVRVEHPQEIIDNIQYHCTGERNELLPAAAYSLVHQVGDRGVYSFCMCPGGFIVPAATANGEIVVNGMSPSKRNNKFANSGIVVEINADVDLYKYEKFGVLKGLEFQKDLERLAFTAGGRSQVAPAQRLTDFVEGKLSTDLNATSYQPGLNSAPLHSLLPKSIGGRLRKGFAAFGQKMNGYYTDQANVIGVESRTSSPVNIPRKENLEHPEVEGLFPCGEGGGYAGGIVSAAMDGERCAEAAIVGM; encoded by the coding sequence ATGATTAAAGAAATTCAGCTACGCGTTGCGATTGATGAGGAAACGCAAGACGATATTGTATTGCAAAAAGCAATGAAACAATTGCAGGTTTCTAAAGAAGAAATCAGCGGAATCAAAGTCTTACGAAAGTCTATTGATGCACGTAAACCGTTAATTATCTTCAATTATAAAGTAGCTGTTTATATCAATGAATCACTTCCAGAAGCGAGCGAATATCAGTTTGAATACAAAGATGTTTCCAACGCAAAAGAAATTCATATCATAGGTTTTGGTCCTGCGGGAATGTATGCAGCATTGCGTTGTGTAGAATTGGGTTTCAAGCCAATTGTACTCGAACGCGGAAAAGACGTAAAAGAACGTCGGCGTGATTTGCGAGCGATCAATCAAGAACATTTTGTCAATGAAGATTCTAATTATTGCTTTGGCGAAGGCGGCGCAGGAACCTATTCTGATGGAAAACTCTATACGCGAAGCCTAAAACGTGGCGATGTCCGTAGAATCTTCGAAAACTTAGTCTATCATGGCGCAACCGATCAAATATTAGTCGATGCACATCCACATATTGGAACGAATAAACTACCTCAAGTTGTAAAAAATATTCGGGAAACCATTCTAAAATTCGGTGGAGAAATTCACTTTGAAACGCGCGTCACGGATTTCATCATCAAAGAAAATAAAATACAAGCGATTCAATTGAAAGATGGTCGTGAACTAACTGCAAATCGTGTCATTCTTGCCACAGGACATTCTGCCAGAGATATTTACGAATTATTACACAAACACGAAATTGCACTCAAAGCAAAATCGTTTGCAATGGGCGTTCGTGTTGAACATCCACAAGAAATAATAGATAATATTCAATACCATTGTACGGGCGAGCGCAACGAATTATTGCCAGCGGCGGCGTATAGTTTGGTGCATCAAGTAGGCGATAGAGGCGTATATTCGTTTTGCATGTGTCCTGGCGGATTTATTGTGCCAGCCGCAACCGCAAATGGCGAAATTGTCGTCAATGGAATGTCGCCATCAAAGCGAAATAATAAATTTGCAAACTCTGGAATTGTAGTGGAAATCAACGCAGATGTCGATTTATATAAATATGAAAAATTCGGCGTTTTAAAAGGATTGGAGTTTCAAAAAGATTTGGAACGTTTGGCATTTACGGCTGGCGGAAGAAGTCAGGTAGCACCAGCACAGCGTTTAACAGATTTTGTAGAAGGAAAATTATCTACGGATTTGAATGCTACGTCGTATCAACCTGGATTAAATTCGGCTCCTTTGCATTCACTTTTGCCAAAATCAATTGGTGGACGTTTGCGAAAAGGATTTGCCGCATTTGGTCAGAAAATGAATGGTTATTACACCGATCAGGCAAATGTTATTGGTGTGGAATCGCGTACATCTTCGCCTGTAAACATTCCTAGAAAAGAAAATTTAGAGCATCCAGAAGTGGAAGGATTATTTCCGTGTGGAGAAGGCGGCGGTTATGCTGGCGGAATCGTTTCTGCTGCAATGGACGGCGAACGTTGTGCGGAAGCGGCAATTGTTGGCATGTAA
- a CDS encoding DUF6438 domain-containing protein — translation MKNIIYSVLLFLLMCNCTNNTKKETLKDRIQGSWVDSNAEKVRNDNYVVPFKIPFGLNFQKDSVDFFRQFAKYERDTSTHKMNFNAFAGFIPFQLKADSLFILNPIENHLEFKYTIDASLKDTLFLKRNDTLLRTLKRLQKQEKDTTSFDQIVLSRSGCYGICPVINISVRRNGNVLFYGERNTDKLGLYKAQLSEQFTNYLFQKFEDINISKVADNYSVGHTDDETVSTTFFQNGKIIKTIQDYGKAGTKELLWTYQAIENLHKQLELTSISIDSIKPAFNDYYFEKESKRLSLKQSESFLLWYALQNAKVTTINFDNIYNFGGVYIYRNKYLKIESDGRFFKYFIKKGQTITYDIGYNFIERNFKEADFKDKKTSY, via the coding sequence ATGAAAAATATAATTTATAGCGTTTTACTCTTTCTTTTAATGTGTAATTGTACAAATAATACAAAAAAAGAAACCCTAAAAGATCGCATACAAGGTTCTTGGGTTGACAGCAACGCAGAAAAAGTGAGAAATGATAACTACGTTGTGCCTTTCAAAATACCTTTTGGGCTCAATTTTCAAAAAGACAGTGTTGATTTCTTTAGACAATTTGCTAAATATGAGCGAGATACGAGTACGCATAAGATGAATTTTAACGCTTTCGCGGGATTTATTCCGTTTCAATTAAAAGCTGATAGTTTATTCATCTTAAATCCTATAGAAAACCATCTTGAATTTAAGTACACAATTGATGCTTCTCTGAAAGACACCTTGTTTCTGAAAAGAAATGATACATTATTACGTACGCTTAAACGTTTGCAAAAACAAGAAAAAGACACGACTTCCTTTGATCAAATTGTACTTTCTCGTTCTGGTTGTTACGGAATTTGTCCTGTAATAAATATTTCAGTTCGTAGAAATGGAAACGTTTTATTTTATGGAGAACGCAACACAGATAAACTCGGATTATACAAAGCACAACTTTCGGAGCAATTTACAAACTATCTATTTCAGAAATTTGAAGATATCAATATTTCAAAAGTAGCTGACAATTATAGTGTTGGACATACTGATGACGAAACTGTCTCTACAACATTTTTTCAAAATGGTAAAATTATAAAAACCATTCAAGATTATGGAAAAGCTGGTACAAAAGAATTATTATGGACATATCAAGCCATTGAAAATTTACACAAACAACTTGAGCTCACTTCTATATCTATTGACTCAATAAAACCAGCATTTAACGATTACTATTTTGAGAAAGAATCAAAACGGTTATCTCTTAAACAGTCGGAAAGTTTCTTACTTTGGTATGCGTTACAGAATGCAAAAGTCACAACTATAAATTTCGATAATATTTATAATTTTGGAGGCGTCTATATTTATAGAAATAAATATCTAAAGATTGAATCTGACGGGCGTTTTTTTAAGTATTTCATCAAAAAGGGACAAACAATAACCTATGATATTGGCTATAATTTTATCGAAAGAAACTTCAAAGAAGCTGATTTTAAAGACAAAAAAACGTCATATTAA
- the folE gene encoding GTP cyclohydrolase I FolE produces the protein MPYRQLEEYNIEVTNEVKDRYKTIIEELGENTEREGLVKTPERAAKAMQFLTQGYDMDAAEILKGAMFAEDYNEMVIVKDIELYSLCEHHILPFFGKAHIAYIPNGHIVGLSKIPRIVDVFARRLQVQERLTHDILECINNTLKPKGVAVVIEASHMCMMMRGVQKQNSVTTTSGFRGAFEKIETRSEFLKLISSSLS, from the coding sequence ATGCCATATAGACAACTAGAAGAATATAATATTGAAGTGACCAACGAAGTAAAAGATCGTTATAAGACTATTATTGAGGAACTTGGTGAAAATACGGAGCGTGAAGGTTTGGTGAAAACACCAGAACGCGCCGCAAAAGCCATGCAATTTTTAACGCAAGGTTATGACATGGATGCTGCCGAAATTTTAAAAGGAGCCATGTTTGCAGAAGATTACAACGAAATGGTGATTGTAAAGGATATTGAATTGTATTCGTTGTGTGAACACCATATTTTGCCATTTTTTGGAAAAGCACACATTGCGTATATTCCAAATGGACATATTGTTGGATTGAGTAAAATACCACGAATTGTTGATGTTTTTGCGAGAAGATTGCAAGTGCAAGAACGTTTGACGCATGATATTTTGGAATGTATAAATAATACACTAAAGCCAAAAGGTGTTGCCGTTGTGATTGAAGCTTCTCATATGTGTATGATGATGCGCGGCGTACAAAAACAAAACTCAGTTACTACAACTTCAGGGTTTAGAGGCGCTTTTGAAAAAATAGAAACTCGATCGGAATTTTTAAAACTGATCAGTTCTAGTCTTTCCTAA
- a CDS encoding DUF5916 domain-containing protein, whose translation MRIKLTFSFILLLSFITHAQNKKQLAIARTTEAPKIDGILDDAVWKTAKEATGFTQFRPNVGVPDTEENKTVVKMTYDDTAIYIAAYLYDDPEKIMRQFTSRDNFGQSDFFGLILNPNNDAQNDTEFFVFSSGTQADAVANPSNGEDFGWNAVWDSAVKINDDGWSVEMKIPYRALRFSNREVQTWGIQFHRHFRRDRSQYTWNPLDISKGNVGLYHGELTGLKNIEPPTRLSFYPFMSGLTSSFDGQTESDFNVGLDVKYGITENFTLDMTLIPDFSQAGFDNLVLNLGPFEQTFSEQRQFFTEGVDLFNKGNLFFSRRVGSRPSGNIELSDTEEIIKRPKTVKVINAAKVSGRTKKGLGIGVFNAVTEKTNASIRDTETGEFRDQVVEPLANYNIIVLDQQFNGNSSVSLINTNVTREGSFRDANVTGVLADLTNKRNTYNVEGQIKMSNVNDLDGTTTGFSSFFVARKVHGNYRYSFDHSYADDKYNINDLGLQFRNNFNNFGIDASYRIFKPTEKLNNYYIGTYVNYRRLANPNTYTGGNGGINFDAQTKTLHNFGANVNYQFGKQFDYFEPRQDGRFFIYEDRINANVRVSTNYNNTFAIDANIGGATFFEKGRDSNDFWFNIGPRIQVNDKFIISYSFSGDMSYKNRGYATTVGNDIIFGQRDRKTLINRMNVNYNFNPFHSLGLTFRNYWSTVTYENDLFTLKENGRLDRSTGYEVGDLENNPNINFSTWNLDLSYSWQFAPGSFLTALYRNQLFNSDNASEQEYFSALSTLLEQPIQHTFSLRLQYFIDYNDVKQLLRNKKKNNINS comes from the coding sequence ATGCGAATTAAACTAACTTTCAGTTTTATATTGCTATTGAGCTTCATCACTCATGCGCAAAATAAAAAACAATTAGCCATTGCACGAACTACGGAAGCGCCCAAAATAGACGGGATTTTAGACGATGCCGTCTGGAAAACTGCCAAAGAAGCAACCGGATTTACCCAATTTAGACCAAATGTAGGTGTTCCCGACACCGAAGAAAATAAAACCGTCGTTAAAATGACGTACGACGATACTGCCATTTACATTGCTGCGTATCTATATGACGATCCTGAAAAGATAATGCGCCAATTTACAAGTAGAGATAATTTTGGGCAATCAGATTTTTTCGGATTGATTTTAAACCCAAATAATGATGCACAGAATGATACAGAATTTTTCGTATTCAGTTCTGGAACACAAGCCGATGCCGTAGCAAACCCGAGTAATGGAGAAGATTTTGGTTGGAATGCCGTTTGGGATAGCGCTGTAAAAATAAATGATGATGGTTGGTCTGTGGAAATGAAAATTCCGTACAGAGCACTTCGTTTTTCGAACAGAGAAGTACAAACTTGGGGAATTCAATTTCACAGACATTTTAGAAGAGATCGTTCACAATATACATGGAATCCTCTTGATATTAGCAAAGGGAATGTTGGTTTGTATCATGGTGAGTTGACAGGACTTAAAAATATAGAGCCGCCAACACGTTTGAGTTTTTATCCGTTTATGTCTGGACTTACAAGTTCTTTTGACGGACAAACAGAAAGCGATTTTAATGTTGGATTGGATGTTAAGTATGGAATTACGGAAAATTTCACGCTCGATATGACGTTAATTCCTGATTTCAGTCAAGCTGGATTCGACAATCTAGTATTGAATTTAGGACCTTTTGAACAAACATTCTCGGAGCAACGACAGTTTTTTACCGAAGGCGTAGATTTATTCAACAAAGGAAATTTATTCTTTTCACGAAGAGTTGGTAGCAGACCAAGTGGCAATATTGAACTTTCCGATACGGAAGAAATTATAAAACGCCCAAAAACGGTCAAAGTAATTAATGCCGCAAAAGTTTCTGGCCGTACGAAAAAAGGACTCGGAATTGGTGTTTTTAATGCTGTTACCGAAAAAACAAATGCTTCAATTCGTGATACAGAAACGGGCGAATTCAGAGATCAAGTTGTAGAACCGTTGGCGAATTATAATATTATTGTGTTAGATCAACAATTTAATGGAAACTCATCTGTGAGTTTAATAAACACGAACGTAACGCGTGAAGGTTCTTTTAGAGACGCAAATGTTACTGGTGTTTTGGCAGATCTTACAAATAAAAGAAATACGTACAATGTTGAAGGTCAAATTAAGATGAGTAATGTGAATGATTTAGACGGCACAACTACTGGATTTAGTTCATTTTTCGTGGCAAGAAAAGTACACGGAAATTATAGATATAGTTTTGATCACAGTTATGCTGACGATAAATACAACATTAACGATTTAGGGTTACAGTTTAGAAACAACTTTAACAATTTCGGAATTGATGCATCGTATAGAATCTTCAAACCAACAGAAAAATTAAATAATTATTACATCGGAACCTACGTAAATTATAGACGTTTGGCAAATCCGAATACGTATACAGGCGGAAATGGCGGAATCAATTTTGATGCACAAACAAAAACATTGCACAATTTTGGAGCAAACGTAAATTATCAATTTGGAAAGCAATTTGATTACTTTGAACCGCGACAAGATGGTCGTTTTTTCATTTATGAAGATAGAATAAATGCCAATGTTCGGGTTTCTACTAATTACAATAATACGTTTGCGATTGATGCAAATATTGGCGGTGCTACATTCTTTGAAAAAGGAAGAGATTCCAATGATTTTTGGTTTAATATTGGTCCAAGAATTCAGGTAAACGATAAGTTTATTATTTCATATTCGTTTAGTGGCGATATGTCATACAAAAATCGCGGATATGCAACTACGGTTGGCAATGACATTATTTTTGGTCAGCGTGATCGCAAAACATTGATCAATCGCATGAATGTGAATTATAACTTTAATCCTTTCCATTCACTTGGTTTGACTTTTAGAAATTATTGGTCAACGGTAACGTATGAAAACGATTTATTTACCTTGAAAGAAAACGGACGTTTAGATCGATCTACAGGTTATGAAGTTGGCGATTTAGAGAACAATCCAAATATCAACTTTAGCACGTGGAATTTAGATTTGAGTTATTCTTGGCAATTTGCGCCGGGAAGTTTCTTGACAGCTTTGTATCGCAATCAATTATTTAATTCGGATAATGCTTCAGAGCAAGAATATTTTTCTGCATTAAGTACTTTATTGGAACAACCAATTCAACATACATTCTCATTGCGATTGCAGTATTTTATTGATTATAATGATGTAAAACAGTTGTTGAGAAATAAAAAGAAAAACAATATCAATTCATAA
- a CDS encoding BNR-4 repeat-containing protein has product MKFIHHILCILLLISTVSVAQNHATYIFAKSKAVSSENYQSMTFNGVWSWFSDPRAVYFEGKHKRTYAGWIDNYGDVHIGFYDHETEEIQSHVIYDNLEIDDHDNPSILFDDSGRLLVFFNTHSQNERPLFMRTSTNPEDISDWSPIKELFLNDELRYSNAEIRQHTYTNPVRLSKEEGKLYIFWRGVDMKPSYSVSTDNGKTWSKGEILFLPTEENHIKVPYTKVYSDGVSKIHFVFTDGHPTKEKKNGLYYMYYENGSFYKANGKKIKDANQLPMLQDELDVIFESDTIKSWNWDIAQDENGDPIVTYAKFLKDDSHMYSYATFNNNQWKSYDLIYAGKWFPDTRLGTKEAAPHYSGGIVIDHENPNTVYVSVMRKGVFEIEEWTTKNKGKLWKATKITENSTKNNVRPFAVRGAKKGNPVQVLWLQNTKYIYYANNTRDKTDPLNFRDRFHTSVKMNLLKPTLKAELTKENLIRFLREVVEHQLENPSRKLTYTYWRYGLGFAGVEAFAEITKEARYANELQNIQQYQTEEDEDEDEIAIENIIWSYSAQNNREYLQKIETLTVEDFSEMESDLPIASVIRAIEKFEQTIVAIDEFKKIYKTSVNLMIQEFNFEPFTELNLRRKALLIYSFAAGIRNGLIDKKHQETVLDAWKKLQLQVLKKGVITSLDVATSGAILIAGKEVFEIINGKL; this is encoded by the coding sequence ATGAAATTTATTCATCACATATTATGTATACTATTGTTGATAAGCACAGTTTCTGTTGCGCAAAACCATGCAACTTATATTTTTGCAAAATCAAAAGCGGTTTCTTCTGAGAACTATCAATCAATGACGTTTAATGGTGTTTGGAGTTGGTTTTCCGATCCGAGAGCTGTTTATTTTGAAGGAAAACACAAACGAACGTACGCAGGTTGGATTGATAATTACGGCGATGTTCATATTGGTTTTTACGATCATGAAACGGAAGAAATTCAATCGCATGTTATTTATGATAATTTAGAAATTGACGATCACGATAATCCTTCCATTCTTTTCGATGATTCAGGTCGATTGTTAGTCTTTTTCAACACACATTCACAAAATGAACGTCCGTTATTCATGCGAACGTCCACAAATCCAGAAGATATCAGCGATTGGTCGCCAATTAAAGAATTGTTTTTGAATGATGAATTAAGATATTCCAACGCGGAAATCCGTCAACATACGTATACAAATCCTGTTCGATTGTCCAAAGAAGAAGGAAAACTTTATATTTTCTGGCGAGGCGTTGACATGAAACCTTCGTATTCGGTTTCTACGGATAATGGAAAAACGTGGTCAAAAGGTGAAATTTTGTTTCTTCCAACGGAAGAAAATCATATAAAAGTGCCGTATACAAAAGTATATTCTGATGGAGTTTCTAAAATACATTTTGTCTTTACAGACGGACATCCAACGAAAGAAAAAAAGAACGGATTGTATTATATGTATTATGAGAACGGAAGTTTTTATAAAGCAAACGGCAAGAAAATAAAAGATGCGAATCAGTTGCCAATGCTACAAGATGAACTAGATGTAATTTTTGAATCTGACACGATAAAATCATGGAATTGGGACATTGCGCAAGACGAAAACGGAGATCCAATTGTTACGTATGCGAAGTTTCTAAAAGATGATTCACATATGTATTCGTATGCGACTTTTAATAACAATCAATGGAAAAGTTATGACTTGATTTACGCCGGCAAATGGTTTCCAGATACACGCCTTGGAACCAAAGAAGCAGCGCCACATTATTCTGGTGGAATTGTCATAGATCATGAAAACCCAAATACAGTATATGTTTCGGTAATGCGAAAAGGCGTTTTTGAGATTGAAGAATGGACAACGAAAAATAAAGGAAAATTGTGGAAAGCGACCAAAATCACGGAAAACTCTACTAAAAATAATGTACGACCTTTTGCAGTTCGTGGTGCTAAAAAAGGAAATCCGGTGCAAGTGCTTTGGTTGCAAAATACCAAGTATATTTATTATGCTAATAATACACGTGATAAAACAGATCCGCTCAATTTTAGAGATCGTTTTCACACTTCCGTGAAGATGAATTTGCTGAAACCAACATTGAAGGCGGAATTGACAAAAGAAAACCTAATTCGTTTTTTGCGCGAAGTTGTAGAACATCAATTGGAAAATCCTTCGAGAAAATTAACATATACTTATTGGCGTTACGGACTTGGATTTGCAGGTGTTGAAGCGTTTGCTGAAATTACCAAAGAAGCACGCTATGCGAATGAATTGCAAAACATACAACAATATCAAACGGAAGAAGATGAAGACGAAGATGAAATTGCTATTGAGAACATAATTTGGTCATATTCGGCGCAAAACAATCGAGAATATCTTCAGAAAATAGAAACGTTGACTGTTGAAGATTTTTCAGAAATGGAATCAGATTTGCCAATTGCTTCTGTGATTCGAGCTATTGAAAAATTTGAACAAACAATTGTTGCGATTGATGAGTTTAAAAAAATATATAAGACTAGTGTAAATTTAATGATTCAAGAATTTAATTTTGAACCTTTTACGGAATTAAATCTAAGAAGAAAAGCACTCCTAATCTACAGTTTTGCCGCAGGAATTCGAAATGGATTGATTGATAAAAAACATCAAGAAACTGTTTTAGATGCTTGGAAAAAACTACAACTACAAGTACTGAAAAAAGGCGTAATTACTTCCTTAGATGTTGCTACAAGTGGCGCAATTTTGATTGCTGGAAAAGAGGTTTTTGAAATTATAAATGGCAAATTATAA
- a CDS encoding ABC transporter ATP-binding protein, which translates to MIIAKNIHKYYGDLEVLKGINLEIKKGEIVSIIGASGAGKTTLLQILGTLDQMSPKTDSSLIINTIKTETLSEKELAKFRNQHIGFIFQFHQLLPEFNAIENVCIPALINNTSKVEAEKRAKELLDFLGLSSRYNHKPNELSGGEQQRVAVARALMNKPAIIFADEPSGNLDSESADNLHNLFFKLREEFGQTFVIVTHNKELADMADRKIEMRDGNIVS; encoded by the coding sequence ATGATTATAGCGAAAAACATTCATAAATATTACGGCGATTTAGAAGTGCTAAAAGGCATTAATTTAGAGATCAAAAAAGGAGAGATTGTTTCTATTATTGGTGCTTCTGGCGCGGGAAAAACAACCTTACTTCAAATATTAGGTACGTTAGATCAAATGTCGCCAAAAACAGATAGTTCACTCATAATCAATACTATAAAAACCGAAACGCTTTCTGAAAAAGAATTAGCTAAGTTTCGAAACCAACATATCGGATTCATCTTTCAGTTTCATCAATTACTTCCAGAATTTAACGCAATTGAAAATGTATGCATTCCGGCATTAATCAACAATACTAGCAAAGTAGAAGCAGAAAAAAGAGCCAAAGAATTGTTGGATTTCTTGGGATTATCGAGTCGGTACAATCACAAACCCAACGAACTTTCTGGTGGCGAACAACAACGTGTTGCCGTTGCAAGAGCATTGATGAACAAACCTGCCATTATTTTTGCTGATGAACCAAGTGGAAATTTAGATTCGGAATCGGCAGATAATTTACATAATTTGTTTTTTAAACTTCGGGAAGAATTTGGACAAACCTTCGTCATCGTTACACACAATAAAGAACTTGCCGATATGGCAGATCGGAAGATTGAAATGCGCGATGGGAATATTGTTTCTTAA
- a CDS encoding DUF885 family protein yields MKLLNYILFGIFLFSFKSYGQQSFANWNAFETAFVKDFERLHINDLQIYYVDNLELIQSERNIAKQEQLFLKYKKAIANLDRESLTKDQKIDYEVVIYEINLHLERIQLEKKWLLIKPKRVSTEGLQSIPMGKEWYVYFLKKWVDAEVTPDGMFQFGLSEIDRAKKAMNAIEEASGLDSLEYQKYLNRPIFFHNSEEAIQNNFEIFKKELLPNLIGAFPKVDQLPDVFIERGKNEAYAQVPAYYAEQRSTFYYNFFDKPFNKRQIAWIYFHEAIPGHHYQIKFEEQLEKSKIKQLFEYNGYREGWAAYVEELIHEFGTYTTKYDELGKWEWDIIRSVRVSMDVGLNYYDWSDEKALQFWQEHIKGQDDIAQREITRMKRWPAQVITYKYGADKILKWKAHKAASLPQGKEFPWLWFHTKILENGALPFSVMDKVIFD; encoded by the coding sequence TTGAAACTACTCAACTACATACTTTTCGGTATATTTTTATTCAGCTTCAAAAGCTACGGACAACAATCCTTTGCAAATTGGAATGCGTTTGAAACGGCTTTTGTAAAAGATTTTGAACGTTTACACATTAATGATTTACAGATTTATTATGTAGATAATTTAGAACTGATTCAAAGCGAAAGAAATATAGCGAAGCAAGAACAGCTATTTCTGAAGTATAAAAAAGCTATTGCAAATTTAGATCGCGAAAGCTTGACAAAAGATCAAAAGATTGATTATGAAGTTGTTATATATGAAATCAATTTGCATTTAGAACGTATTCAACTTGAAAAAAAGTGGTTGCTTATAAAACCCAAAAGAGTTTCTACAGAAGGTTTACAAAGTATTCCAATGGGAAAAGAATGGTATGTGTATTTCTTAAAAAAATGGGTTGATGCTGAAGTTACGCCAGACGGAATGTTTCAATTTGGATTGTCTGAAATAGATCGTGCCAAAAAAGCAATGAATGCAATTGAAGAAGCTTCTGGTTTGGATAGTTTGGAATATCAAAAGTATCTAAACAGACCAATCTTTTTTCACAACAGTGAAGAAGCAATTCAAAACAATTTCGAAATCTTTAAGAAAGAACTATTACCTAATTTAATTGGCGCTTTTCCAAAAGTTGACCAACTTCCAGATGTATTTATCGAACGCGGAAAAAATGAAGCCTATGCGCAAGTTCCTGCGTATTATGCAGAACAGAGAAGTACGTTTTATTATAATTTTTTTGATAAACCTTTTAATAAAAGGCAAATCGCGTGGATTTACTTTCATGAAGCAATTCCGGGACATCATTATCAAATTAAATTTGAAGAGCAATTAGAAAAATCTAAAATCAAGCAATTGTTTGAATATAATGGCTATCGTGAAGGTTGGGCAGCGTATGTGGAAGAATTGATTCATGAATTTGGCACATACACCACAAAATATGACGAACTCGGAAAGTGGGAATGGGATATTATTCGTTCCGTGCGAGTTTCCATGGATGTTGGTTTGAATTACTACGATTGGAGCGATGAAAAAGCATTGCAATTCTGGCAAGAACATATCAAAGGACAAGATGATATTGCACAACGAGAAATCACACGAATGAAACGTTGGCCAGCGCAAGTAATTACTTATAAATATGGTGCTGATAAGATACTAAAATGGAAAGCACACAAAGCGGCAAGTTTACCACAAGGAAAAGAATTTCCGTGGTTGTGGTTTCATACGAAGATTTTGGAAAATGGAGCGTTGCCGTTTAGTGTGATGGATAAAGTTATTTTTGATTAG